In the Arachis ipaensis cultivar K30076 chromosome B10, Araip1.1, whole genome shotgun sequence genome, one interval contains:
- the LOC107623890 gene encoding uncharacterized protein LOC107623890 isoform X1 produces the protein MAEIRCLPVIEEDETIDEDFYEKIQAPKFVDLTAPDPRLPDEDRHWFCMRFGCDQKHEEELDSEAIYKDFVLRVMAARSPNVKLRKALNRREASENLKCPLTAPAKPRVSRMALISSLSHKMAENKAKVNKPLAKVSASATPNAKVKQSPSVAKALTTPRNQKKKVSIVEPFRTVQSKKALSVAVPKSRMVGKALVFHSPKRTVKIKSSVELKTPMRVLCSAMKKLELNGGKKNGEECNNSLHISASRKKLRGREVKSRVFDLLYSNNCKGPETNTVRCRKEKRVKGMEKCQVNLPHEENEIDSSDMEIDEKSRGSSLERCTESGISGGSKPTRVESSSEASVTTTLSNSTEEEKKTTEERKQRGVKSKPVPEKGENPEAIKRKDKEKSVNFDDKENQAGLTEYDDKENASAPDENRIMTTNNDPNKVNLGSKTEDSRNTDKKHSSITTSSQVVKYRKLKPTNPKPFKLRTDERGILKEANLDKKVPSQLKETTTKGGNLMRKHPIAATQSPGPKIKKQIDPENTPGHGYKLATSQLMQLKAVKPPSALSRKKGKVVLGTPCKLSVILEKPSKIAKPKDAAKPRQNDASPPTSNGGAASNSKPCSRGRRTLTVPKEPKFHSLHVPRSCTIRNAT, from the exons atggCGGAAATTCGGTGTTTGCCGGTGATTGAAGAAGATGAAACCATTGATGAAGACTTCTATGAGAAGATTCAAGCGCCAAAATTCGTTGACCTCACCGCACCCGATCCTCGCCTCCCCGACGAGGACCGCCACTGGTTCTGCATGCGTTTTG GATGTGACCAAAAGCACGAAGAAGAGTTGGATTCTGAGGCAATTTACAAGGATTTTGTTCTTAGG GTTATGGCAGCTAGAAGTCCCAATGTCAAGCTtagaaaagcattaaacagaagagaaGCAAG TGAAAATTTGAAGTGTCCGCTTACAGCTCCAGCAAAGCCGAGGGTGTCAAGAATGGCCTTGATTTCCTCATTGTCACACAAGATGGCTGAAAATAAGGCCAAAGTTAATAAGCCTCTTGCAAAGGTTTCTGCTTCTGCTACACCAAATGCCAAAGTGAAACAATCACCTTCTGTGGCTAAGGCTTTGACTACTCCAAGGAATCAAAAGAAGAAAGTCTCCATTGTCGAACCATTCAGAACTGTTCAGAGCAAGAAAGCCTTGAGTGTTGCTGTGCCTAAAAGCAGAATGGTAGGCAAGGCTCTGGTGTTTCACTCACCAAAGAGGACAGTGAAGATCAAGAGTTCTGTGGAACTGAAAACACCGATGAGAGTGTTGTGTTCGGCAATGAAGAAGCTTGAACTCAATGGGGGGAAGAAGAATGGAGAAGAATGTAACAACTCATTGCACATTTCTGCCTCAAGAAAGAAACTAAGGGGACGCGAGGTCAAAAGCCGTGTGTTTGATTTATTGTATTCTAATAACTGCAAGGGTCCGGAGACTAACACTGTGAG ATGTAGGAAGGAGAAGAGAGTAAAAGGCATGGAGAAATGCCAGGTTAATCTGCCCCATGAAGAAAATGAAATTGACTCAAGTGACATGGAGATAGATGAAAAATCAAGGGGTAGTTCACTGGAAAGATGCACTGAATCAGGAATTTCTGGTGGTAGCAAACCAACAAGAGTAGAGAGTTCATCAGAAGCTTCTGTTACCACCACACTGTCAAATTCcacagaagaagaaaagaagaccaCTGAAGAGAGAAAACAGAGAGGGGTGAAAAGTAAACCAGTTCCAGAGAAGGGTGAAAACCCTGAAGCCATAAAGAGAAAGGATAAAGAGAAATCTGTTAACTTTGATGACAAAGAAAACCAGGCTGGTTTGACTGAATACGATGACAAGGAAAATGCTTCAGCCCCTGATGAGAACAG AATAATGACTACAAATAATGATCCCAATAAGGTCAATCTTGGCAGCAAGACTGAGGATTCAAGGAACACAGACAAG AAGCATTCATCGATCACTACTAGTTCTCAAGTTGTTAAATACAGAAAACTAAAGCCTACAAATCCTAAGCCTTTTAAGCTGAGAACTGAT GAAAGAGGAATTCTTAAAGAAGCTAATTTGGATAAAAAGGTTCCCTCACAATTGAAAGAAACCACCACCAAAGGAGGCAACCTAATGAGAAAACATCCGATTGCAGCAACACAAAGTCCTGGTCCTAAAATTAAGAAACAAATTGATCCGGAAAATACACCTGGACATGGATACAAGTTAGCAACATCCCAACTGATGCAGCTTAAAGCTGttaagcctccaag TGCTTTGTCTAGGAAGAAAGGAAAGGTTGTCCTTGGAACGCCTTGTAAACTAAGTGTTATTCTTGAAAAGCCTTCAAAGATTGCAAAGCCAAAGGACGCAGCAAAGCCACGTCAAAATGATGCTTCTCCACCTACAAGTAACGGTGGTGCTGCTTCCAATTCGAAACCTTGTTCACGAGGAAGGAGGACTTTAACTGTTCCAAAGGAACCAAAGTTTCATAGTCTCCATGTACCAAGGAGCTGTACCATCAGGAATGCTACATAG
- the LOC107623890 gene encoding uncharacterized protein LOC107623890 isoform X3, with product MAEIRCLPVIEEDETIDEDFYEKIQAPKFVDLTAPDPRLPDEDRHWFCMRFGCDQKHEEELDSEAIYKDFVLRVMAARSPNVKLRKALNRREASENLKCPLTAPAKPRVSRMALISSLSHKMAENKAKVNKPLAKVSASATPNAKVKQSPSVAKALTTPRNQKKKVSIVEPFRTVQSKKALSVAVPKSRMVGKALVFHSPKRTVKIKSSVELKTPMRVLCSAMKKLELNGGKKNGEECNNSLHISASRKKLRGREVKSRVFDLLYSNNCKGPETNTVRCRKEKRVKGMEKCQVNLPHEENEIDSSDMEIDEKSRGSSLERCTESGISGGSKPTRVESSSEASVTTTLSNSTEEEKKTTEERKQRGVKSKPVPEKGENPEAIKRKDKEKSVNFDDKENQAGLTEYDDKENASAPDENRIMTTNNDPNKVNLGSKTEDSRNTDKKHSSITTSSQVVKYRKLKPTNPKPFKLRTDERGILKEANLDKKVPSQLKETTTKGGNLMRKHPIAATQSPGPKIKKQIDPENTPGHGYKLATSQLMQLKAVKPPRKKGKVVLGTPCKLSVILEKPSKIAKPKDAAKPRQNDASPPTSNGGAASNSKPCSRGRRTLTVPKEPKFHSLHVPRSCTIRNAT from the exons atggCGGAAATTCGGTGTTTGCCGGTGATTGAAGAAGATGAAACCATTGATGAAGACTTCTATGAGAAGATTCAAGCGCCAAAATTCGTTGACCTCACCGCACCCGATCCTCGCCTCCCCGACGAGGACCGCCACTGGTTCTGCATGCGTTTTG GATGTGACCAAAAGCACGAAGAAGAGTTGGATTCTGAGGCAATTTACAAGGATTTTGTTCTTAGG GTTATGGCAGCTAGAAGTCCCAATGTCAAGCTtagaaaagcattaaacagaagagaaGCAAG TGAAAATTTGAAGTGTCCGCTTACAGCTCCAGCAAAGCCGAGGGTGTCAAGAATGGCCTTGATTTCCTCATTGTCACACAAGATGGCTGAAAATAAGGCCAAAGTTAATAAGCCTCTTGCAAAGGTTTCTGCTTCTGCTACACCAAATGCCAAAGTGAAACAATCACCTTCTGTGGCTAAGGCTTTGACTACTCCAAGGAATCAAAAGAAGAAAGTCTCCATTGTCGAACCATTCAGAACTGTTCAGAGCAAGAAAGCCTTGAGTGTTGCTGTGCCTAAAAGCAGAATGGTAGGCAAGGCTCTGGTGTTTCACTCACCAAAGAGGACAGTGAAGATCAAGAGTTCTGTGGAACTGAAAACACCGATGAGAGTGTTGTGTTCGGCAATGAAGAAGCTTGAACTCAATGGGGGGAAGAAGAATGGAGAAGAATGTAACAACTCATTGCACATTTCTGCCTCAAGAAAGAAACTAAGGGGACGCGAGGTCAAAAGCCGTGTGTTTGATTTATTGTATTCTAATAACTGCAAGGGTCCGGAGACTAACACTGTGAG ATGTAGGAAGGAGAAGAGAGTAAAAGGCATGGAGAAATGCCAGGTTAATCTGCCCCATGAAGAAAATGAAATTGACTCAAGTGACATGGAGATAGATGAAAAATCAAGGGGTAGTTCACTGGAAAGATGCACTGAATCAGGAATTTCTGGTGGTAGCAAACCAACAAGAGTAGAGAGTTCATCAGAAGCTTCTGTTACCACCACACTGTCAAATTCcacagaagaagaaaagaagaccaCTGAAGAGAGAAAACAGAGAGGGGTGAAAAGTAAACCAGTTCCAGAGAAGGGTGAAAACCCTGAAGCCATAAAGAGAAAGGATAAAGAGAAATCTGTTAACTTTGATGACAAAGAAAACCAGGCTGGTTTGACTGAATACGATGACAAGGAAAATGCTTCAGCCCCTGATGAGAACAG AATAATGACTACAAATAATGATCCCAATAAGGTCAATCTTGGCAGCAAGACTGAGGATTCAAGGAACACAGACAAG AAGCATTCATCGATCACTACTAGTTCTCAAGTTGTTAAATACAGAAAACTAAAGCCTACAAATCCTAAGCCTTTTAAGCTGAGAACTGAT GAAAGAGGAATTCTTAAAGAAGCTAATTTGGATAAAAAGGTTCCCTCACAATTGAAAGAAACCACCACCAAAGGAGGCAACCTAATGAGAAAACATCCGATTGCAGCAACACAAAGTCCTGGTCCTAAAATTAAGAAACAAATTGATCCGGAAAATACACCTGGACATGGATACAAGTTAGCAACATCCCAACTGATGCAGCTTAAAGCTGttaagcctccaag GAAGAAAGGAAAGGTTGTCCTTGGAACGCCTTGTAAACTAAGTGTTATTCTTGAAAAGCCTTCAAAGATTGCAAAGCCAAAGGACGCAGCAAAGCCACGTCAAAATGATGCTTCTCCACCTACAAGTAACGGTGGTGCTGCTTCCAATTCGAAACCTTGTTCACGAGGAAGGAGGACTTTAACTGTTCCAAAGGAACCAAAGTTTCATAGTCTCCATGTACCAAGGAGCTGTACCATCAGGAATGCTACATAG